The genomic DNA TTTTCTAACAAAGAAGGTGCTTGCAAAGTAGTTGGTACAGAAAAAAGAAATAAATATTTTACCAGACTAAAAAATATTACCCAGCAAAGTAGTTTATTGTGGGCCCTAGCGGGCATAATAATTTTAGCCGCTTCAGTTAATTTGGTAGAACTTGTTTGTTCAGCCGGACTACCGGCTGTTTACAGCCAAATATTAGCACTTAGTCATTTGGCAACCTGGCAATATTATTTATATTTGCTTCTTTATGTTTTTGTTTTTATGTTGGACGATTTGTTAATTTTTATAATTGCCATGATAACTCTCAGATTAACCGGCTTAACTACCAAATATACACGTTGGTCACATTTAATCGGCGGGGTATTAATGCTAATTATCGGCTTATTATTAATCTTCAAACCAGCCTGGCTGATGTTTGGTTAATCTTGTAAAAAATAAATTACCCAGCTTAACCACTCTTTTTTATTTTCTAGATAAAAAAACTTATGACAAAAATTATAGAATTTTACAATACTTATCTTTTTTCCTGGCTAATAAACCATGGCTTTAAAATAATAATTATTTTATTAGTCGCCTGGCTAATAAATAAATTTAGCCGACAAATTATAAAACGTTTGGTAACGACCGCTGTTCGTGAAAATAAATATCCCAATAAAAAGGAGGAAAAACAAAGGGAGGAAACTTTAATAGGCCTACTAACTAGCACCAGTCGAATTGCTGTAATTACTTTAACTGGATTAATGGTTTTATCTGAAGCTGGACTGGCTATTGCGCCTTTACTAGCGGCCGCTGGTATAGCTGGTCTGTCCTTTGGTTTTGGTGGACAATATTTAATTCGGGACGTTATTACCGGCTTATTCTTAATTTTAGAAAATCAGTACCGGGTGGGGGATGTAATTTGTTTAGGTGACAAATGTGGCCTAGTGGAAAATATGTCCTTAAGAATTACGGTTATGCGCGATTTAGACGGCACGGTCCACCACGTACCTCACGGCGAAATAAAAATCGTCTCTAATCTTTCTAAAAGCTATGCTCGAATAAATTTAAATATAGCCGTCTCTTATGAGACCGATCTAGATGTAGCAGAAAAAATAATCAACCAAGTAGGCCAAGATTTGGCTAAAGATCCAATTTGGCAAGATAAAATAATAACCGCCCCGGCTTTTGTTAGATTGGATGATTTTGCCGATTCGGCCATGATTATAAAAGTACTAGGCGACACTAAACCACTGGAACAATGGTCAGTTACCGGCGAATTTAGAAAAAGATTAAAAAAATCCTTTGATCAAGCGGGTATTATTATACCCTTCCCCCAAATGGTCATAAGGAAGGGCTAAAACTCTTGTCCATAATTATTATTAACTGTATAATTTACCTGTGACTAACGGAAATAATTTAAAAAAAGGAGAGAATATACTCCAAGTAACTAAAGCTGAGCAATATCGCACGGTAGCTGAATTGTTTCAAAAAAGCCAACCGGATTCAGTTTTTTATACCTTGCTGACTTTGGCTGTTATTATTGTGTCTTCTGGTTTATTAATAAATAACAGCTTTATTGTAATTGGCGGTATGTTAGTAGCCCCAGTCTTAACTCCAGTCATGCTGGCGGCTTTAGGCTTGGCTGTCGGACAAACCAAACCAGTTAAAGATGGTGCTTTACTTATTATCAGATCATCTTTGTTAATTGTCGTTGGCGGGCTGGTTATGTCCTTTGTCTTTGGCTCCAATCAGCATAATTTATTTTTTGAAAACACCATGCGCACGGCTATTCTTTACTTTATTGTGGCCATTGCTTCAGGTGTAGCCGCTACTTTAGCCTGGACCCGGAAAGAAATAATTGACGCTGTAACTGGTACAGCCATTGCTTTATCTTTGGTGCCACCACTGGTTTTAATAGGTATACGTTTAGGCAATTTAGATTTTGAATTAGCCCGTTATTATTTTTTGGTCTTTCTTTTTAACTTATTAGGCACTTTGGTTGGTAGTTTGGTAACTTTTACCATGTTAAAATTCTATAAAAGCGAACAAAAAGTGGTTCAAGAGGTAAAAGAGCATACTAACCAAGCTGAATAAATCTTTAAAAAAACCTCCTTGCTTTAAGGAGGTTTTTTTAATATATAACCAACTATGATAAACTTTAACTATGCAAGTTACTTTTTATGGTGCCGCTCAAGAAGTCACCGGCTCTAAACATTTACTATCTGTCGGTCAATATAAAATCTTATTAGATTGCGGTTCTTTTCAAGGACGCCGCCAAGAAACTTATCTCTTAAACAAAACCTTACCTTTTGATGCCAAACAGATAAATGCGGTTATTTTATCCCATGGTCATTTGGATCACAGTGGTTTATTGCCTTTACTAATTAAAAAAGGTTTTAAGGGTAAAATTTACGCTACCTCGGCAACCATTGATATCGTACGTTGGTTATTATTAGATTCAGCCAAAATTCAAGAGCAAGATGCCAAATACATGGGCCGACATAAAATTAAAGGCGCCAAAAGAGCTCAACCTCTTTACAATAAAACCGACGTAGATAAAACAATGAAACGTTTTATTATTGTGCCTTTTGTTTCGGCTACAGAACAATCTTGGCAAGAAATTCTACCCGGCCTAAAAATAAAAATGTATCAAGCCGGACACATTTTAGGTTCAGCCGTTACAGTCATTCAAAGCCAACTAGCGGGCCAAACAACAACTCTAGCTTATAGCGGCGATTTAGGACGAGCTAATACACCTTTAATCGACGACCCTGAATATATTAAAGAATCAGTGGACGCCTTAATTTTAGAAAGCACCTATGGTAACCGCCGGCACGATCCTTTTAGTTTAGCTGTGGAAAAAATTAAAGAGGTTATCAACAGCACAGCCGCTAAACAAGGAAAAATAATCATACCGGCTTTTGCTTTGGGCCGCACCCAAGAAATAATCTACTTAATCCATAAATTAATGGACCAAGGCCAAGTACCTAATTTACCTATTTATGTAGATAGTCCTTTAGCTACTCATTTAACTGAGGTTTTTAAAACTCACCGCGAACTTTATGATACTGAAGCTTGGCAGGATTTTTTACAAAGCGGTCGTTATCCTTTAGCTTTTAAAAACCTAACCTACGTCAGTAAAGCAGAGGACTCTAAAAAACTTAATACTAAAAAAGGCAGTTTTATAGTAATTGCCGGCTCAGGCATGTGTGAAGCTGGCCGCGTCTTACATCATTTAATAAACGGCTTAGGGGATAATAATAATACTGTTTTAATAACGGGCTTTCAGGCGGCTAATACTTTAGGACGGCGTCTAGTAGAAGGCGCCAATAAAGCCAAATTATTTGGCCATGACTATCCGGTACGAGCCCGTATAGAAGTTTTGAACGAACTAAGCGCCCACGCTGACAGTCAAGATTTAGTTGATTATGCTACCAATACTCCAAACCTTAAAAAAATTTTCTTGGTTCATGGTGAATTTAATCAAGCTCAATCTTTACAAAATAAATTACGTTTAACTAAACATAATTGGCAAGTTACTATACCGGCTCGCGGCGATACTTTTAAAATAAACTCTTAACTTCGTACAGTGGGCAGAAAAAATTCGATATGTTATAATAACAAAAGATGAAAAAAAATAACTATCGTTTATTTGGTTGGGGATTAACCATAGCTCTACTATTGCAACCATCCATCAGCTTGGCCCAAAACCTCCCTCCAAACGAAACAAATGATAATTCACCAGCGCCAGTTTTAACTAACCTAAGCAACAATCAATCATTAATTAAATCATCAACCGCCGTAACCGACGGCTCTTTAATGTTGTCTAACTTACGAACAGCCCGACAAGAATTGCAAGATAGATTAATTAAAAATAATAAACAACCCACCAAACCAACTTTTGTTACCAGTTATTCAGCACCAGTGGAAATTACCTTAGCCTTGTGGCAAGAGGAAAATAATCAATTAATTTATTTATCAGCTTATAAAGCTGGCAATAAAATACAATTAAAAGAAAAATCCGATTATCAACTGGAAGTTACTTATAATAACGGAGTAAATTCTCAATACCGCGTTACCGGCCAGCCAACAGCTTATGTTTTAGCTGTTATTCATCCAATTTATCATTCTCAGGGCACAACCCAACGACCGTTTTACCGGTTGGAAAATGTAGTGTATGCGCCCTTTCACGATTATTTACT from Patescibacteria group bacterium includes the following:
- a CDS encoding mechanosensitive ion channel family protein → MTKIIEFYNTYLFSWLINHGFKIIIILLVAWLINKFSRQIIKRLVTTAVRENKYPNKKEEKQREETLIGLLTSTSRIAVITLTGLMVLSEAGLAIAPLLAAAGIAGLSFGFGGQYLIRDVITGLFLILENQYRVGDVICLGDKCGLVENMSLRITVMRDLDGTVHHVPHGEIKIVSNLSKSYARINLNIAVSYETDLDVAEKIINQVGQDLAKDPIWQDKIITAPAFVRLDDFADSAMIIKVLGDTKPLEQWSVTGEFRKRLKKSFDQAGIIIPFPQMVIRKG
- a CDS encoding DUF389 domain-containing protein, which encodes MTNGNNLKKGENILQVTKAEQYRTVAELFQKSQPDSVFYTLLTLAVIIVSSGLLINNSFIVIGGMLVAPVLTPVMLAALGLAVGQTKPVKDGALLIIRSSLLIVVGGLVMSFVFGSNQHNLFFENTMRTAILYFIVAIASGVAATLAWTRKEIIDAVTGTAIALSLVPPLVLIGIRLGNLDFELARYYFLVFLFNLLGTLVGSLVTFTMLKFYKSEQKVVQEVKEHTNQAE
- a CDS encoding MBL fold metallo-hydrolase, which gives rise to MQVTFYGAAQEVTGSKHLLSVGQYKILLDCGSFQGRRQETYLLNKTLPFDAKQINAVILSHGHLDHSGLLPLLIKKGFKGKIYATSATIDIVRWLLLDSAKIQEQDAKYMGRHKIKGAKRAQPLYNKTDVDKTMKRFIIVPFVSATEQSWQEILPGLKIKMYQAGHILGSAVTVIQSQLAGQTTTLAYSGDLGRANTPLIDDPEYIKESVDALILESTYGNRRHDPFSLAVEKIKEVINSTAAKQGKIIIPAFALGRTQEIIYLIHKLMDQGQVPNLPIYVDSPLATHLTEVFKTHRELYDTEAWQDFLQSGRYPLAFKNLTYVSKAEDSKKLNTKKGSFIVIAGSGMCEAGRVLHHLINGLGDNNNTVLITGFQAANTLGRRLVEGANKAKLFGHDYPVRARIEVLNELSAHADSQDLVDYATNTPNLKKIFLVHGEFNQAQSLQNKLRLTKHNWQVTIPARGDTFKINS